gagactcattagcactacaagaaacttcagtgtttcaatctcactttgactttttgaaaagttgtttgaacttcctctcagggactgagtctcatgtaaacaaccccaaaccccccgAGGTTCAttaaatgcctggggctgttgctgtgctgctgagctgggctgggctcctggcacacagggagctcctggcaagcaagaagagcttcaaagagacagctctgcccaggagcagctcctctgcacagcccagcagggctgagggcactgccagggcagctcagggaccccagcagggcacagacagagcttcaaggggctcagcactggcaggatggctgagagctccctgcaggaggaaccttggcagagctgcacacggtgagtctgtggctgcagggcaatgcaggggcagctcctggaggcatctcctaaagctggcccagccccagctgatgggatgggtgagcaggggctgttttggggcagtttggaagagctgtgaagccgggggtgcagccaggggtgcccagggctgtggggcagagcagggtcctgcagcccagggcgctgtgctgggcagggactctgctgcctgccaggggcagctctcagccggcccggggagctgctcccagggctggggcacaagggctgtgggcaaggagcaaccCTTGGGAGGGCAGGAAAGGACTCTTCACGTGTTTAGAGTAGGTTGCAGGTTGTGAGggctgctcacagctccagatcaTTGCAGAACATTTCTCAGAGGAGTTTTAAGAAAGCACAGCAAGTCATGGGATATCTCAAAGTGAAGGATCCTGTACTTTCCATCTTCAAATACGTGTTTTCTAGGCAGGAAATTGGTCCTAAAAATTTATCTCACAGTTCAGGCGGAGGTACTGAAACTGCAAATCTATTCCTCCTAGAGGAGAAGAGACCAGGCAGTATCAGAAATCCCCACACCTGTGCCTTACATGTAGCTctgggtcacttttccagcctcctcagggttgctctgacgttgccatcagagcctgcacagccagagaCTCCCCTGGGCAACACTGCAttgctgggctggaacagagatAATTACCAAAGCTGCCCTTTTAaacagtgctgccctgcactcaTCAGACTGTAGGTATTTGGGTTTATTACAAATTAATTTGCATGTGAAGTTATGTTCAGGCAGCACgagggaaagcacagggcagatgggaacagatggagggacactgcagctctcctggctctgcactgagcTACAGAGAGCTGAGCTGTTTGTCCTCTCCTGTTTAAAGTCTTGTTACATTTTCCATCATAAAAATGAGGCTTTGTACTCCTAACAAGAGCAGGTACCAGATGCAACcatcaaaaataataaacacagtCAACATTATTTAAAGGACATGCTAAGCCTTTCCACGTCTTgagagtggagactgaactTTTCCATTAAAGGTGGATGATGCCTGACATCCCTTGGGACTGTTTGATGCCGTCACAGACCAGCTCCATGTCCccactggagaaggggaaaactgagcccttggcagcacatgggcagagctcctgttcctcacagcaccctcagccaccacaaacaagggaaaggaaaagcgtTTCAGTTCAGGGGATTTCTGTGAGAAATAAAGTGGCTTTGCTTGACAGAGTCTGTCTtaacttctccctgtcctttcctgtttctcaacagtgtccctgtgctgggaagcagcaaatgtgcaacagcagctccatggcccagttcctcctcctggcattggcagacaggcgggagctgcagctcctgcacttctggctcttcctggccatctccctggctgccctcctggccaacggcctcatcctcagcgccgtagcctgcgaccaccacctgcacacccccatgggcttcttcctgctcaacctctccctcacagacctgggctgcatctgcaccactgtccccaaagccatgcacaattccctctggggcaccacaaccatctcctacaagggatgtgctgcacagctctttttctttttcttcttccttggagcagagttttccctcctcaccatcatgtgctacgaccgctacgttgccatctgcaaacccctgcactacgggaccctcctgggcagcagagcttgtgcccacatggcagcagctgcctgggccactggttTTAtcaattctctgctgcacacagccaatacattttccctgcccctgtgccagggcaatgccctgggccagttcttctgtgaaatcccccccatcctcaagctctcctgctcacactcctatgtcagggaacttgggctcattggggttaGTGCCTCTTTAGGacttggttgttttgttttcattgttttctcctatgtgcagatcttcagggctgtgctgaggatcccttCTCAGCAGGggcagcacaaagccttttccacgtgcctccctcacctggccgtggtctctcTGTTTATCAGCACCTCATtctttgcctacctgaagcccccctccgtctcctccccatccctggatctggccctgtcagttctgtactcag
This Pseudopipra pipra isolate bDixPip1 chromosome W, bDixPip1.hap1, whole genome shotgun sequence DNA region includes the following protein-coding sequences:
- the LOC135406379 gene encoding olfactory receptor 14J1-like; the encoded protein is MCNSSSMAQFLLLALADRRELQLLHFWLFLAISLAALLANGLILSAVACDHHLHTPMGFFLLNLSLTDLGCICTTVPKAMHNSLWGTTTISYKGCAAQLFFFFFFLGAEFSLLTIMCYDRYVAICKPLHYGTLLGSRACAHMAAAAWATGFINSLLHTANTFSLPLCQGNALGQFFCEIPPILKLSCSHSYVRELGLIGVSASLGLGCFVFIVFSYVQIFRAVLRIPSQQGQHKAFSTCLPHLAVVSLFISTSFFAYLKPPSVSSPSLDLALSVLYSVVPPALNPLIYSLRNQELKDALRKLMTGCFSGVTTCLIPSAEHSLCNPLLA